Proteins found in one Xenopus laevis strain J_2021 chromosome 1L, Xenopus_laevis_v10.1, whole genome shotgun sequence genomic segment:
- the paics.2.L gene encoding multifunctional protein ADE2 isoform X3: MLQQSAGKCRLGHLAAKEMNMEDQTLPLRIKRKSSEYESQVPGKLKRAEITRTRTSDNTPDLTAIGKLQGTPMARFNNQQGSYQDVSGEQLQANQPELHNYSSQFLQLQAKFKRNNILASRTAKRCRSSSGKFRKVSKDIICLPAEYPEENCTYRVPRGTEREQLAMQGLIGKILIQSSWTFENFKTEVTSLFRKCFKCKDQDFTFSFLQCLPGNRKLIKPNVSAGFKWSGIAIISLAAQGSLYIKTQHSLASPAKNMFFQNKPYITDASSDTDVSRISTPPGSLEKQRDCFSDATHERDYNQQVASRNPQGCTFQDLHIPLYKTLVQHCPDEREHVTELKLGKKLREDEATEVYELSEQPGCVLIQSKDHINAQYTAWDGHKDTKASVSNKATSRVFILLQEAGIKTAFVKRCSEAAFIATQCEMIPIEWFCRKIPTGRNTETDEGYRFSQPKVEMYKVDDTSNHQLSKEQLMAVKLICAGLLIGKMEVDVMTRSTIAIFEIIEKAWRAQDCTLVDMRIKFGVDVTKKEILLTDIKCGSQALWPLGNKSQLNNNPCLGGQSRVVLLMESTSDLAHCEEIKKSCTKYGMKCELRVASAHTGPQETLDILAEYEGDYIPTVFIAAAGGSNGLGAIVAANSAHPVISCPPHSADWSTKDIWSSLRMPSGLGCSTVLSPEAAAQFAARIFGINSHMVWSKLRACTLNSWISLKQADVKLRKSTL, translated from the exons AGTCTCAAGTTCCTGGTAAATTAAAGCGAGCGGAGATTACAAGGACACGCACTTCTGATAACACTCCTGACCTAACTGCCATAGGAAAGCTACAAGGAACTCCAATGGCAAGGTTTAACAATCAGCAGGGCAGTTATCAGGATGTCAGCGGAGAGCAGCTGCAGGCTAACCAGCCAGAACTTCACAACTATTCTTCGCAA TTTCTTCAGCTTCAAGCGAAGTTTAAGAGGAATAACATTTTGGCAAGTCGCACTGCCAAACGCTGCCGCTCATCCTCCGGGAAATTTAGAAAAGTTTCCAAAGATATAATTTGTTTGCCTGCCGAGTATCCAGAGGAAAACTGCACTTACAGGGTTCCACGAGGGACGGAAAGAGAACAGCTAGCCATGCAGGGCCTAATTGGCAAGATACTGATACAGTCTTCTTGGACCTTTGAGAACTTCAAGACTGAAGTAACCTCCCTATTCCGAAAGTGTTTTAAGTGCAAGGACCAAGACTTcaccttttcttttttacag TGTTTACCAGGAAATCGTAAATTAATTAAGCCTAATGTGTCAGCTGGCTTTAAATGGAGTGGCATTGCAATTATAAGCCTAGCAGCACAAGGTTCATTATACATAAAAACACAACACTCTCTTGCATCACCTGCAAAG AAtatgtttttccaaaacaaaccatacattactGATGCAAGCAGTGACACTGATGTTTCCAGGATTAGTACACCAccag GTAGCCTGGAGAAACAAAGAGATTGCTTCTCTGATGCAACACATGAAAGAGATTATAACCAGCAGGTGGCTTCTCGAAACCCACAAGGCTGTACCTTTCAGGATTTACACATTCCTCTTTATAAAACTCTG GTGCAGCATTGTCCTGATGAAAGAGAACATGTTACAG AACTTAAGCTTGGTAAGAAGTTAAGGGAAGATGAAGCTACCGAGGTTTATGAATTATCTGAACAGCCTGGCTGTGTTCTGATCCAGTCGAAGGATCATATAAATGCACAGTATACAGCCTGGGATGGTCATAAAGATACAAAAGCATCTGTATCCAACAAAGCTACCAGCCGTGTATTCATTCTCCTACAGGAGGCTG GCATAAAAACAGCATTTGTTAAGAGGTGCAGTGAAGCTGCTTTTATTGCTACCCAGTGCGAGATGATTCCAATAGAATGGTTCTGCCGGAAGATCCCCACTGGGAGGAACACAGAAACGGATGAAGGCTACAGATTTTCTCAACCAAAAGTGGAGATGTataag GTTGATGATACTAGCAATCACCAGTTGTCGAAGGAACAGTTGATGGCAGTAAAGCTTATCTGTGCAGGACTTCTGATTGGAAAGATGGAGGTGGATGTAATGACTCGCTCAACAATAGCCATATTCGAAATTATAGAAAAAGCTTGGCGGGCTCAGGACTGCACTTTGGTGGACATGAGG ATTAAGTTTGGTGTTGATGTGACCAAAAAAGAAATTCTACTTACTGATATCAAATGTGGCTCTCAGGCTCTCTGGCCACTAGGAAACAAGAGTCAGTTGAACAATAATCCG TGCTTAGGGGGACAAAGCAGAGTTGTCTTGTTAATGGAATCAACTTCAGATCTTGCACACTGTGAGGAAATCAAGAAGTCATGTACCAAGTATGGAATGAAATGTGAGCTGAGGGTGGCCTCGGCCCATACAGGCCCACAGGAGACTCTGGATATTTTAGCAGAATATGAAG GAGATTATATTCCAACTGTTTTCATAGCAGCGGCTGGTGGAAGCAATGGCTTGGGGGCTATAGTGGCCGCAAATTCTGCTCATCCTGTTATCAGCTGCCCCCCTCATAGTGCAGATTGGAGCACTAAGGATATCTGGTCTTCTCTCAGGATGCCAAGTG GCCTTGGATGTTCCACTGTGTTGTCACCAGAAGCAGCAGCTCAGTTTGCCGCTCGCATTTTTGGAATAAACAGTCACATGGTATGGTCCAAGCTACGAGCCTGCACTCTGAACTCATGGATTTCTCTCAAGCAGGCAGATGTGAAGCTAAGAAAATCCACTTTGTAA